Genomic DNA from Felis catus isolate Fca126 chromosome E3, F.catus_Fca126_mat1.0, whole genome shotgun sequence:
CGGGCGGGGGAGCAGTCGGACCGGGGAGGACAAGGCGGCGAGGCGGGCGCAGAGCCTGGGACCTCTGCCTTTCAGGACGGGGGCTGGAGGCTCGGGGTCCCTCTCCCCTGAGGGCCTAACCTCGGGCTCCCCGCCGgcccacccccatccccgccGCGGCCCTGTGGCCAGCAGACAGTGGCGTCCCTGCGGCCCCAGAGCTCCTCCGGACCGGGAACTCACCCTCAACCAAAATGGCGCGGGAGGCCTCAGGTGGGGCACGTGACTTCGCGCGCCGCCCCGTCCGCCTCCAGCGCCGCTCCGAGCCCAGCGGTAAGCGGCTGGCTGTGAGCTGCCACGAGCGAAGCATGCTCCGGGGGCCGGCGGCGGTCTGGGCGGCGCTCGGCCCGCTGCTTTGGGCCTGCGGGCTGGCGCTGCGGGGCGGGATGCTCTACCCCCGGGAGAGCCCGTCGCGGGAGCGCAAGGAGCTGAACGGCCTCTGGAGCTTCCGCGCCGACTTCTCCGAGAACCGGCGCCAGGGCTTCGAGCAGCAGTGGTACCGGACCCCGCTGCGCGAGGTGCGGACCCAgcgggggaggtgggcagggagtcTTCCTCTGAGGTCTCGGAGCTGtcggccaggaggaggttaaAGCTGGACGGCTTTGGAGGCGTGGGATCAGACGACGGGGAGAGGGACTGCGAGGGAGGAAACGGGTGGAGGGCCGGCCCGGACGTCCGGGGGGCGGCGGGACAGGCCTCTGCTCCAGCCCGGTTCGGTAAGACTGGCTGAGCCGGACAGGCTCGCGGCGCTGGCACTGAGCTCGGGGGCGGGAGGACAGGAGGTGTAGGCGTCTTGGCACCAGCCCTGCTCTGGCGCGAAGGACCTGGGgttctgaggttcagagagaggacGGGGCTTGGCACCCACCCGGCCAAGGACTCCTCCCGGGCTCTCCCCTCTGACTTGGGTGGTGTCGGCGGGAAGTGGTGCTGGGCCTGTGTGCCCACtggccctctcttctctcctagATCCTCTTTTGTCAGTCTTTGCCATCCGTTCCTCAGGGGAGGAAGAACTGGGTGCGGGGCTTGTGCCCCACTCACAGTTTCCTCAGCAGagcagcccctgcccccaccagcttCCTCCCCGGGGCAGTCGGTTGTCTTCCTCTTAGGGTCTGGTCTGAAGGGATCCTCTCGCCTCTGCCTGGGTTGTGGGCTGGGCTCGCCCTTGTCCACAGACTGCCCTGAGAAGGAGCTggctgccccccagccccagacaCAAACCATGCTAGCAGGAGGATCTCTTACCAAGTTATGCATCCATTCAGCCAACGTTTTTTGAGTCTCTTACATGCAGGGCTGTGCCAGACCCTGGGATACAGCTGTGAGGGACAGAGGAAATCCCACAGACAGGACGTCAGGAAGGTCTTCCCCAGGCTGCTTCCAGGCTCACCGAGCTGTCCTGCTGGTGCCTAGCCTTCTACTGGAGATGTTCAGGGGATGCCCTGTCAGGCTCAGGCTCACCCAGTTCTGCCAGGTTGTCAGAAGGCAGTATCCCATGGGCCCCcaaaggccttccctgaccatccctGCCACCCTCCACACTCTCTTCATAGAGCCGATCACCTGACAGCGGAAGCCTTGCTCACGGTTTCATTCCTAGCACCCGGAACAGCATTGTAGGTATTCACTGCACACCGTTGATCGAGTGACTGAGTGACCGCTGTCTGCTTCGTGGAGTTGTGCGAATTAAATGAGCTCCATAAACGGCATCAGTCAGTTGCTGGCAAAGAATAAGAATGGTGGGGTGGCCTGGAATCCCGGGGCTGAGGGGAAGTCATCTTACCCAGCCTTCTTCCTGCAGGCCAGGTGGCTGGGGAACATGGCCCCTGGGGAAGGGGGTTGCCTGGGTCCTGGTCCTCCATTCCTAGGTGGTCCGGACCTGATCCCAGCCCTTCTTTCCACAGTCGGGCCCCACCCTGGACATGCCGGTTCCCTCCAGCTTCAATGACGTGGGCCAGGATAGGCAGCTGCGAAGCTTTGTCGGCTGGGTGTGGTACGAGCGGGAGGCGACCCTGCCCCAGCGATGGACTCAGGACCTGGGCACCAGAGTGGTGCTGAGGATTGGCAGCGCCCACTACTATGCCATTGTGGTGAGTACAACAAGCATCGGGCAGGGCGAGTGGTCATGTGCAGTTGCTGAGCAGCCTGGGGCTGCCTTGGGGTGTGTGGTTCCCAGGGGTCACCTGACAGCCTGCCTCCTGGGGTGGACTGGGGGGCGTACACCCATGTCCCACACTGGGGTTGGTGCCCTGGGTCGGGGGAAGGTTGCCTGATCTGTTCAGCTAGAGCTTCATTCCTCCATTCCTGAGGCAGGGCGTGGCTGGCGGGGCCCTGAGCCCCCACATACGACACTTCTGTGTGAGGGAGTGCCTGCGATGGCCGCCCTGACTTGCTGTTCCTCCCCGTATCTCTCTGTCTGCAGTGGGTGAATGGGGTCCACGTGGCAGAGCATGAGGGGGGCCATCTCCCCTTCGAGGCTGACATCAGCAAGCTGGTACAGAGTGGGCCCCTGGCCTCTTGCCGCATTACCATTGCCATCAACAACACGCTCACCCCCCACACTCTGCCGCCAGGGACCATCCTCTACCAGACGGATACCTCCAAGTGAGCGGCACcctgctcccccctccaccccactccccaccctgccGACTGGTCTTCCCACTAGGGGCAGGGTGGCCCTAGCAGACGTGAGGCCCTGGCTCTGGGAGGCCAGGGAGACATGTGAGCTGAGGTCAGAGTATCAGAGCAAGGTCCAAGTTGGCCATTGTTCTCCCATCCTAGGTACCCCAAGGGTTACTTTGTCCAGAACATAAACTTTGACTTCTTCAACTACGCGGGGCTGCATCGGCCCGTGCTCCTCTATACCACACCTACCACCTACATCGATGACATCACCATCAGCACCAGCGTGAACCAAGACACTGGTAAGGGCTCCCTGCAGGAACTTCCCTCAGCCAGGCCCCAAGTGGCTCTGCTCCCTGTTTGGAAAGATGCTCCAGGAGAAAGCCTCTGCCGGCATCTCTTCCCCCTCGAGGTTCCCATCCGCCCAAAAAGAGCTGAAATCCAGCCTGTCTGAACTGGCACGGGCAGCAGAAATCATTCATCTGGTCTGACCTCCTTTTGTGAGGGAACGAAGCCCAAGGAGAAGTGGGGCTCGTGTAAAATCATAGCTCAGGGTGAATCGCTTAGGATTCATGAGAATCTGTGTCCCTTCCCACTGTGCTGCCCTCACCTCATCTCCCCTCACTGCAGGTTGGGCTCCAGAAATAAACGGTTGTTGGCTGAGGACTCCTCAGAGTGGTGGCTGCAGGAGGCTCTCTGTGTGACCCAGATCGTGTCCCTCCCTTTTTGGTCTGATCTTCCTtgtctcttgcagggctggtggATTACCAGATTTTTGTTGAAGGCGGTGAACACTTTCAACTGGAAGTGCGTCTTCTGGATGAGGAAGGCAAAGTCGTGGCCCAGGGGACAGGGGGTCGGGGCCAGCTGCAGGTGCCCAATGCCCACCTCTGGTGGCCATACCTGATGCATGAGCACCCTGCCTACCTGTACTCATTGGAGGTAACGAGGTCTTTTGCCCCCACCCAGCAGCCTTGGCTTCCAAGGGGGTACAGGACAGGTAGTCAGGTACACGTGGTCCTCTGAGCTTCCGGTCTGATTTTCTCACCGCTTGGTAGGGAGGCCCAGTTTTGAAGAGCAGGCACCAGGGGCAGGGTGAATGTTCCTCCTTGTTAATGGCAGAAGCTGGGAATTTCTGCATCTCTCTGCGTGCAGCCCCAGACGTTGGCCGTTGTGGTTCACGAGGGGCCTTCCCGCTGGAGGGTGGGCTGTGCGGGGCTCAGGCCAGCACGGATGCCTCACACCGGTGCTCGGCTTTCACAGGTGAGGTTGACCGCGCAGACGGCAGCTGGGTCTGTGTCTGACTTCTACACTCTCCCCGTGGGGATTCGCACGGTGGCTGTCACAGAGCACCAGTTCCTCATCAATGGGAAACCTTTCTATTTCCACGGGGTCAACAAGCACGAGGATGCAGATGTGAGTCGTGGCTTCTGGGTT
This window encodes:
- the GUSB gene encoding beta-glucuronidase precursor encodes the protein MLRGPAAVWAALGPLLWACGLALRGGMLYPRESPSRERKELNGLWSFRADFSENRRQGFEQQWYRTPLRESGPTLDMPVPSSFNDVGQDRQLRSFVGWVWYEREATLPQRWTQDLGTRVVLRIGSAHYYAIVWVNGVHVAEHEGGHLPFEADISKLVQSGPLASCRITIAINNTLTPHTLPPGTILYQTDTSKYPKGYFVQNINFDFFNYAGLHRPVLLYTTPTTYIDDITISTSVNQDTGLVDYQIFVEGGEHFQLEVRLLDEEGKVVAQGTGGRGQLQVPNAHLWWPYLMHEHPAYLYSLEVRLTAQTAAGSVSDFYTLPVGIRTVAVTEHQFLINGKPFYFHGVNKHEDADIRGKGFDWPLLVKDFNLLRWLGANAFRTSHYPYAEEVMQLCDRYGIVVIDESPGVGIVLVESYSNVSLQHHLEVMEELVRRDKNHPAVVMWSVANEPASFLKPAGYYFKTLIAHTKALDPSRPVTFVTNSNYEADLGAPYVDVICVNSYYSWYHDYGHMEVIQLQLATQFENWYRTYQKPIIQSEYGADTIAGFHQDPPLMFSEEYQKGLLEQYHLVLDQKRKEYVVGELIWNFADFMTNQSPQRVMGNKKGIFTRQRQPKGAAFLLRERYWKLANETRYPWSAVKSQCLENSPFTL